One Desulfurobacteriaceae bacterium genomic window, AATGAAAGTGATGAGGAATATATAAAAGAATATGCCTTAAAGAAAGGGATAAAAATAGCCAATATGATTGCACATGAGAAATTTCCATTACCAAGCGATAAAAAAAGATTGTGGAATGAAACTTTGGCTATAGAAGAAGCTGAAAAGGATTTGAAAGAAGGAAGATATATCGTCGAATCGGCAGAAGAACACTTTGAGAGGCTTGGAATTTGAGTAAGTACAAACTGATTTTCACAGAAAGCTACTTAAAGAAGGAGAAAAAATTCATTAAACGGCACCCTGAATTAGTAGAAAGATATAAGAAAGTATTAAAATTACTCGAAATAAACCCTTCTCATCCATCTTTAAGACTCCATAAGCTAAAAGGAAAACTTTCAGATAAATATTCAGTTTCTATCACCATGAGTTATAGAATAATTTTGACATTTGCAATAACTGAAAAGGGAATTGTCCTAATTGACATAGGAAGCCATGACATTTACGGATAAGGAGAAAACAATGCAAAACTTATCAAACTTGTCAACAGTTCTTTGGATATTGCTTGCAATTTTCCTTCTTTACTTAGTGGCAAAAGTTCTACTTCCAATTCTTATAACTATCTTAGGATTTTTCATTCTTTTAGTTCTAGTCATTCCAATAGTAATCTTTATCTTGATTGGTTTCTTTGCAGGAAAACTATCAACAA contains:
- a CDS encoding plasmid stabilization protein, with protein sequence MSKYKLIFTESYLKKEKKFIKRHPELVERYKKVLKLLEINPSHPSLRLHKLKGKLSDKYSVSITMSYRIILTFAITEKGIVLIDIGSHDIYG